One part of the Gemmatimonas sp. genome encodes these proteins:
- a CDS encoding PTS sugar transporter subunit IIB: MPIALYRIDDRLIHGQVVVGWGQPLELRFIVLVDDDVAASEWEQELYRMGVPPEMQVFFHGVDEAAAQLATYAQRTEPGVLLVGDIGTMERLVAAARGAIRAVNVGGVHHSPGRTGRLRYVFLTAAEEQGLRAIEAHGVDVTAQDVPSARPVPLAELLTSTAGA; encoded by the coding sequence ATGCCCATCGCGCTCTATCGTATCGATGATCGCCTCATCCACGGCCAGGTGGTCGTGGGATGGGGACAACCACTGGAACTGCGCTTCATCGTGCTCGTGGATGACGATGTGGCGGCGAGCGAGTGGGAGCAGGAGCTGTACCGCATGGGCGTTCCGCCGGAAATGCAGGTCTTCTTTCACGGCGTGGATGAGGCGGCGGCGCAGCTCGCCACCTATGCGCAGCGTACCGAGCCCGGCGTGCTGCTGGTAGGCGATATCGGTACCATGGAGCGCCTGGTCGCCGCGGCGCGCGGCGCCATCCGGGCGGTGAACGTGGGGGGCGTGCATCACTCGCCCGGTCGCACCGGACGGCTGCGCTACGTCTTTCTTACTGCGGCCGAGGAGCAGGGGCTGCGGGCCATCGAGGCGCACGGCGTGGACGTCACCGCCCAGGATGTGCCTTCGGCGCGCCCCGTACCACTCGCCGAGTTGCTCACCTCCACCGCCGGCGCCTGA
- the hprK gene encoding HPr(Ser) kinase/phosphatase yields the protein MTRRLTVGTLYERMKDVLELELLGPATGLDREITSPEASSPGLVLAGYINRFPYQRIQVLGETEITYLQSIDAAQRAINLEQFFGFPIPCAFITKALEPPEPLARLADEAGVTMLRSRLKTAEFYRLIKPFLADQFAPTTTMHGSLADVYGVGLFFTGKSGIGKSECVLDLVERGHRLVADDLVFVSRRGNDVLIGKGHELQRHFMEIRGVGLLDIPAIFGIHAVRQQKRLEVVVVLEEWDADAQVDRTGLDVQTIDILGVEIPKITVHLNPGKNITVIAEVIAMNHLLRYYRGYDTATAFNERLIGQMRRQSDVQRYLQEDDE from the coding sequence GTGACACGACGCCTGACCGTTGGCACGCTCTACGAGCGCATGAAGGATGTGCTCGAGCTGGAGCTGCTCGGCCCGGCCACCGGTCTCGATCGCGAGATCACGAGCCCCGAGGCGTCCAGCCCGGGGCTCGTCCTCGCCGGGTACATCAACCGGTTTCCGTACCAGCGCATCCAGGTGCTCGGCGAAACCGAGATCACCTATCTGCAGTCGATCGACGCTGCCCAGCGCGCCATCAACCTCGAACAGTTCTTCGGATTCCCCATCCCCTGCGCCTTCATCACGAAGGCCCTCGAGCCGCCGGAGCCGCTTGCGCGGCTCGCCGACGAGGCCGGCGTGACAATGCTGCGCTCGCGCCTCAAGACCGCCGAGTTCTATCGGCTCATCAAGCCGTTCCTCGCCGACCAGTTCGCGCCCACCACCACCATGCACGGGTCACTTGCCGACGTGTACGGCGTGGGGCTCTTCTTCACCGGCAAGAGTGGGATCGGCAAGTCGGAGTGCGTGCTCGATCTCGTCGAACGGGGCCACCGGCTCGTGGCCGACGACCTCGTGTTCGTCTCGCGCCGAGGCAACGACGTGCTCATCGGCAAGGGACACGAGCTGCAGCGGCACTTCATGGAAATCCGTGGCGTGGGGCTGCTCGACATTCCCGCCATCTTCGGCATTCACGCCGTGCGCCAGCAGAAGCGCCTCGAAGTCGTCGTCGTCCTCGAGGAATGGGACGCCGACGCCCAGGTGGATCGCACCGGGCTCGACGTGCAGACGATCGACATCCTCGGCGTGGAAATCCCCAAGATCACCGTGCATCTCAACCCCGGGAAGAACATCACGGTGATAGCCGAGGTGATCGCCATGAACCATCTCCTGCGCTATTATCGCGGATACGATACCGCGACCGCCTTCAACGAACGCCTCATCGGCCAGATGCGCCGACAGTCGGACGTGCAGCGGTACTTGCAGGAGGATGACGAGTAG
- a CDS encoding HPF/RaiA family ribosome-associated protein has translation MEIILHAHHAEVSETLRTQAEKAIRRIATRLHNVANAIVRFVGDGPTRRVEIVLRGSRHRELFAVADAHAFAPALSTAVQRLESQVARVRRSRRVPRDGDRTG, from the coding sequence ATGGAGATCATCCTGCACGCGCACCATGCCGAAGTGTCCGAGACACTTCGCACCCAGGCCGAAAAGGCCATCCGCCGCATTGCGACGCGACTGCACAACGTCGCCAACGCCATCGTGCGATTCGTGGGCGATGGGCCTACGCGTCGCGTCGAGATCGTCCTGCGCGGATCCCGCCATCGTGAACTCTTCGCCGTGGCCGATGCGCACGCCTTTGCGCCGGCACTGTCCACGGCCGTCCAGCGACTCGAGAGCCAGGTGGCGCGCGTCCGGCGCTCACGCCGCGTTCCGCGTGACGGAGATCGCACCGGGTGA
- a CDS encoding glycosyltransferase family 4 protein, with the protein MSAGSNHGGPERLRIAVVNWQCRDNPLAGGAEIHLHEIFGRLAQWGHEVVLLCGGWPGCPPRATLDGIEVHRVGTRQSFPFLARRYWHTHLADRGFDVLVEDINKVPLFTPTWRVPRLVALVPHLFGGTAFQELSVPLATAVWLSEKPLPWVYRGRDFEAISQSTKDDLVQRGIAAERIRVIFPGIDSSHYTPDPAVRAAQPLFAYLGRLKKYKGVDLVLRAFAACGVPEATLEVAGAGEFRQELERLAGNLGVASRVRFLGRIDETAKCALLRRAWATVFASPKEGWGITNLEAAASGTPVIASNSPGIRESVKHDETGFLVPHGDVTAMAACMRRLSGERTLVERLGANARRFAEGFTWANAAKETEAHLREVVGREEGR; encoded by the coding sequence GTGAGCGCTGGCAGCAACCACGGTGGGCCGGAACGCCTGCGCATTGCCGTCGTGAACTGGCAGTGTCGCGACAATCCGCTAGCCGGTGGTGCGGAGATCCATCTGCACGAGATCTTCGGCCGTCTGGCCCAGTGGGGCCACGAAGTGGTGTTGCTGTGCGGCGGCTGGCCAGGGTGTCCGCCCCGCGCCACGCTGGACGGCATCGAGGTGCACCGCGTGGGAACGCGACAGTCGTTTCCGTTTCTGGCGCGCCGCTACTGGCACACGCACCTCGCAGACCGCGGCTTCGACGTGCTGGTGGAAGACATCAACAAGGTGCCGCTGTTCACCCCCACCTGGCGCGTTCCGCGGCTGGTCGCACTGGTACCGCATCTCTTTGGTGGCACCGCCTTCCAGGAGCTGTCCGTGCCGCTGGCAACCGCGGTCTGGCTCTCCGAGAAGCCGCTCCCGTGGGTCTACCGGGGGCGCGATTTCGAGGCCATCAGCCAGAGCACCAAGGACGACCTCGTGCAGCGCGGTATCGCCGCCGAGCGCATTCGCGTCATTTTCCCGGGAATCGACAGCTCCCACTACACGCCCGATCCCGCCGTTCGTGCGGCTCAGCCCCTGTTTGCGTATCTGGGTCGCTTGAAGAAGTATAAGGGCGTAGATCTCGTGTTGCGTGCCTTCGCCGCCTGCGGCGTTCCCGAAGCCACCCTCGAAGTGGCCGGGGCTGGCGAGTTCCGCCAGGAACTCGAGCGGTTGGCGGGAAACTTGGGGGTGGCTTCACGGGTACGGTTTCTGGGGCGTATCGACGAGACTGCCAAGTGTGCCCTGCTGCGACGGGCGTGGGCCACCGTTTTCGCTTCACCAAAGGAGGGATGGGGAATCACGAACCTGGAAGCGGCTGCGAGCGGCACCCCGGTGATTGCGTCGAACTCCCCGGGCATCCGCGAGTCCGTGAAGCACGACGAGACCGGATTTCTCGTGCCCCACGGCGACGTGACCGCGATGGCTGCCTGCATGCGGCGCCTCAGCGGCGAGCGGACGCTCGTCGAACGCCTGGGGGCCAATGCACGACGATTCGCCGAGGGGTTCACCTGGGCGAACGCCGCGAAGGAGACCGAAGCCCACCTCCGTGAGGTGGTGGGAAGGGAGGAAGGTCGCTGA
- the nusB gene encoding transcription antitermination factor NusB produces MSTLRDDDFWDGPTQEPLLPAKGRRARGKATSKTERVETRGRARALQALYAADLRDHTQLRRIATTVFDDLAVAPDERAFASRLVATVADRGEQLDAALGEVTNNWRLERLGAIERAVLRLAAAELARDEAPVKVVLQEAVHLAERYGTERSARFVNGVLDAYARKLGKL; encoded by the coding sequence ATGAGCACGCTCCGTGACGATGATTTCTGGGATGGACCGACGCAGGAGCCGCTGCTCCCCGCGAAGGGGCGGCGCGCTCGCGGCAAGGCCACCAGCAAGACCGAACGGGTGGAGACCCGGGGACGGGCGCGGGCCCTGCAGGCGCTGTATGCGGCCGACCTGCGCGACCACACGCAACTGCGACGTATCGCCACGACGGTCTTCGATGACCTCGCCGTGGCCCCCGACGAACGCGCCTTCGCCTCGCGCCTGGTGGCCACGGTGGCCGACCGCGGCGAGCAACTGGATGCGGCGCTTGGCGAGGTCACCAACAACTGGCGGCTCGAACGGTTGGGCGCCATCGAACGGGCGGTGTTGCGGCTCGCGGCGGCCGAGCTGGCGCGCGATGAGGCGCCAGTGAAGGTCGTGCTGCAGGAGGCGGTGCACCTGGCGGAACGCTACGGCACCGAACGCAGCGCCCGCTTCGTGAACGGGGTGCTCGACGCTTACGCGCGCAAGCTCGGCAAGCTGTGA
- the ribH gene encoding 6,7-dimethyl-8-ribityllumazine synthase produces the protein MAEFTGEPRGEGRRIVVVASRFNESITVPLAEGAVSTLAARGVAFDDIDVLWVPGAWELPTAVRRALATGKYDAAVVVGAVVRGDTPHFDFVAGEASRGLMDASRDFEVPVTLGLLTTDTMAQAEARAGGAHGNKGDDAALAALEVLDLFDRAFPDESFGEEDA, from the coding sequence GTGGCTGAATTCACGGGGGAGCCCCGCGGCGAAGGACGTCGCATCGTGGTTGTTGCCAGTCGCTTCAACGAAAGCATCACGGTGCCCCTTGCCGAGGGGGCCGTGAGCACCCTGGCCGCACGTGGCGTCGCTTTCGACGACATCGACGTGCTCTGGGTGCCCGGAGCGTGGGAGCTGCCCACGGCCGTGCGGCGGGCACTCGCCACCGGCAAGTACGATGCAGCCGTGGTCGTGGGCGCCGTGGTGCGCGGCGACACCCCGCACTTCGACTTCGTGGCCGGGGAGGCGTCGCGCGGCCTCATGGACGCGTCCCGCGACTTCGAGGTGCCGGTCACGCTCGGCCTGCTCACCACCGATACCATGGCACAGGCCGAGGCGCGTGCCGGTGGCGCACATGGCAACAAGGGGGACGACGCGGCGCTGGCCGCACTCGAAGTGCTCGACCTGTTCGACCGGGCGTTCCCCGACGAGTCGTTCGGTGAGGAGGATGCATGA